In a genomic window of Quercus lobata isolate SW786 chromosome 4, ValleyOak3.0 Primary Assembly, whole genome shotgun sequence:
- the LOC115987786 gene encoding LOW QUALITY PROTEIN: transcription factor DUO1 (The sequence of the model RefSeq protein was modified relative to this genomic sequence to represent the inferred CDS: inserted 1 base in 1 codon), whose product MEVKRDEGIRKGPWKAEEDEVLLNHVKKYGPRDWSSIRSKGLLXETGKSCRLRWVNKLRPNLKNGCKFSVEEERVVIELQAQFGNKWARIATYLPGRTDNDVKNFWSSRQKRLARILQTSGTANKPQKNKRAVQTCHDVSASQAAKFSSSSEGESSSKAQSGSSSCIENYEMIKMVPLTDLLNPNLVYFGKDLAHQELSQDEKNSCTESQSQIPFSEIPQPKPDLTFSPESQELLAKLEDPNIFDMFGTLDACELGNGAQLPIGAQLFEPVGSCRSDAKENIDDPITPDSFFDDFPTDVFDHIEPHQSPSER is encoded by the exons atggaagtgaAAAGAGATGAAGGTATAAGAAAAGGGCCATGGAAGGCAGAGGAAGATGAAGTGTTGCTAAACCATGTGAAGAAGTATGGTCCTAGAGACTGGAGCTCCATTCGATCCAAAGGCCTTT CAGAGACCGGAAAGTCGTGCCGCCTTCGTTGGGTCAATAAGCTTCGACCCAACTTGAAGAA TGGGTGCAAATTTTCAGTAGAGGAGGAGAGGGTGGTGATAGAGTTGCAGGCACAGTTTGGGAACAAATGGGCGAGAATCGCTACATATCTGCCCGGAAGAACTGATAATGATGTGAAGAATTTTTGGAGTAGCAGGCAGAAAAGGCTGGCAAGGATTCTGCAGACTTCAGGGACAGCCAACAAACCACAGAAAAACAAAAGGGCGGTTCAGACTTGTCATGATGTTTCTGCTTCGCAG GCTGCAAAGTTCAGTTCTTCATCTGAGGGAGAATCTTCATCAAAGGCTCAATCAGGCTCATCATCCTGCATAGAGAACTATGAAATGATCAAAATGGTGCCATTGACGGATCTTCTTAACCCAAACTTGGTTTATTTCGGAAaagaccttgcacatcaagAGTTGTCCCAGGATGAGAAGAACTCATGCACTGAGTCCCAATCACAAATCCCATTTTCTGAAATCCCACAACCCAAACCAGACCTCACATTCTCACCAGAAAGTCAAGAACTCTTGGCTAAACTTGAAGACCCCAACATTTTTGATATGTTTGGAACATTGGATGCTTGTGAACTTGGAAATGGAGCACAACTTCCCATTGGGGCACAATTATTTGAACCAGTAGGAAGTTGTAGAAGTGATGCTAAGGAAAATATTGACGACCCCATTACCCCAGACAGCTTCTTTGATGACTTCCCAACAGATGTGTTTGATCATATTGAGCCTCATCAAAGCCCCTCAGAGCGATAA